A region from the Methylocystis iwaonis genome encodes:
- the ssb gene encoding single-stranded DNA-binding protein, whose protein sequence is MAGSVNKVILVGNLGRDPEVRTFPSGDRVVSFSLATTESWRDKSTGERKDRTEWHNVQIFNEALGKIAEQYCRKGAKIYLEGQLQTREYTDKDGNQRRVTEVVVPRFRGEMTLLDSKGGGRGEGDYEGGGYGQSSGGGSFGRSSPMERAPAERRPAPPAGGGRLSDQLDDDIPF, encoded by the coding sequence ATGGCGGGTAGCGTGAACAAGGTCATTCTGGTCGGCAATCTGGGCCGCGATCCGGAAGTGCGGACCTTCCCGTCAGGCGACCGCGTCGTTTCCTTCTCGCTCGCGACCACCGAGTCCTGGCGCGACAAGAGCACGGGCGAGCGCAAGGACCGCACCGAGTGGCACAATGTCCAGATCTTCAACGAGGCTCTGGGCAAGATCGCCGAGCAATATTGCCGCAAGGGCGCCAAGATCTATCTCGAAGGCCAGCTCCAGACCCGCGAATATACGGATAAGGACGGCAATCAGCGTCGCGTGACCGAAGTCGTCGTGCCGCGTTTCCGGGGCGAGATGACGCTGCTCGACAGCAAGGGCGGCGGCCGCGGCGAGGGCGATTACGAAGGCGGCGGCTATGGCCAGAGCAGTGGCGGCGGCTCCTTCGGCCGCTCCTCGCCCATGGAGCGCGCGCCCGCCGAGCGCCGACCGGCTCCGCCCGCGGGCGGCGGTCGCCTTTCCGATCAGCTCGACGACGATATTCCGTTCTGA
- the dctA gene encoding C4-dicarboxylate transporter DctA → MKKPLHHLLYVQVLVAIALGALFGWLAPEIAAADWVKALGDGFVKLIKMAIAPIIFCTVVSGVSHIEDAKKVGRVGVKALLYFEIVSTFALAIGLLVGNLLQPGTGFAGKPDAAAVAKYTEAAAKHSGVDFLLDIIPESAIGAFAKGDILQVLLFSLLFGFALLSLGEKGRPMRHWVDDAGHAMFALIGIVMKAAPIGAFGAMAYTVGKYGSAALLSLGGLIGAFYLTSALFVAIVLGVIAAAVGFNIFRFLAFLKDELLIVLGTSSSESALPALMEKLRRLGCSQSVVGLVVPMGYSFNLDGTNIYMTLTSLFIARAMGVELDFTHQATILVVAMLTSKGASGVSGAGFVTLAATLTAVDPSLAPGMSFVLGIDKFMSECRALTNFIGNGVATIVVSAWEDELDREKLAAELAPSSDPC, encoded by the coding sequence ATGAAGAAACCCCTTCACCACCTGCTCTACGTCCAGGTCCTCGTCGCGATTGCCCTCGGGGCGCTATTCGGCTGGCTCGCGCCGGAGATCGCCGCCGCCGATTGGGTGAAGGCGCTCGGCGACGGTTTCGTGAAGCTCATCAAAATGGCGATCGCGCCGATCATCTTCTGCACAGTGGTTTCAGGCGTCTCGCACATCGAAGACGCCAAGAAAGTCGGCCGCGTCGGCGTCAAGGCGCTCCTCTATTTCGAGATTGTCTCCACCTTTGCGCTGGCGATCGGGCTTCTGGTCGGCAATCTGCTGCAGCCCGGCACGGGTTTCGCCGGCAAGCCCGACGCGGCGGCGGTCGCGAAATATACCGAAGCCGCCGCCAAGCACAGCGGCGTCGATTTCCTTCTCGACATCATCCCGGAGAGCGCCATCGGCGCCTTCGCCAAGGGCGATATTCTTCAGGTGCTGCTTTTCTCCCTGCTTTTCGGCTTTGCGCTACTGTCGCTCGGCGAGAAAGGGCGGCCGATGCGCCATTGGGTCGACGACGCCGGCCACGCCATGTTCGCGCTCATCGGCATCGTGATGAAGGCCGCGCCCATCGGCGCCTTCGGCGCCATGGCCTATACGGTCGGAAAATACGGCTCGGCGGCGCTTCTGTCGCTGGGCGGCCTGATCGGCGCCTTCTACCTGACGTCGGCGCTTTTCGTCGCCATCGTGCTCGGCGTGATCGCGGCGGCGGTGGGCTTCAACATCTTCCGTTTCCTGGCCTTTCTCAAAGACGAGCTGTTGATCGTGCTGGGCACGTCTTCTTCCGAAAGCGCCCTGCCCGCCTTGATGGAGAAGCTCCGGCGCCTCGGCTGCTCCCAATCCGTCGTCGGCCTCGTCGTGCCGATGGGCTACAGCTTCAATCTCGACGGCACGAATATCTATATGACGCTGACGAGCCTGTTCATCGCGCGGGCCATGGGCGTCGAGCTGGATTTCACCCATCAGGCGACGATCCTTGTCGTCGCCATGCTGACCTCCAAGGGCGCGAGCGGGGTCTCCGGCGCGGGCTTCGTGACGCTGGCCGCGACGCTCACCGCCGTCGATCCCTCGCTGGCGCCGGGCATGTCCTTCGTGCTGGGGATCGACAAATTCATGAGCGAATGCCGCGCGCTGACCAATTTCATCGGCAATGGCGTGGCGACGATCGTGGTCTCGGCCTGGGAGGATGAACTCGATCGGGAGAAGCTGGCGGCGGAGCTGGCGCCCTCATCCGACCCCTGCTGA
- a CDS encoding AIM24 family protein, with product MSAGDNETSFLGQGIQGGGSFLGGGGLTQWSAAEPALQAGEGLAFEIKGHELQFLEAELRPGEAMIAEAGQMMFKDAAVSMETIFGDGSEQNTGFFGKLLGGAKRVLSGATLFMTRFANVSGGPARVAFSAPYPGKILALRPDRYGGELFCQRETFLAAAQGVKIDVAFQKKIMTGLFGGEGFIMQRLAGQDWVFVHAGGMVVERELAPGEEIHVDAGCLVAQTATVSFDVVPVGGIKSMIFGGEGFFFARLIGPGHVWLQSMPVSRLAGQILSRAPAHAEVGVGHSWGGGSGGSSGDSSSFGSWGDSSGSGGDDA from the coding sequence ATGAGCGCGGGCGATAATGAGACCTCATTTCTCGGGCAGGGTATCCAGGGCGGCGGCTCCTTTCTCGGGGGCGGCGGTCTGACGCAATGGAGCGCCGCCGAGCCCGCGCTGCAGGCGGGCGAGGGGCTCGCCTTCGAGATCAAGGGCCATGAGCTGCAGTTCCTCGAAGCCGAGCTGCGTCCCGGCGAGGCGATGATCGCCGAGGCCGGCCAGATGATGTTCAAGGATGCGGCGGTCTCGATGGAGACCATCTTCGGCGACGGCAGCGAGCAGAATACCGGCTTTTTCGGCAAGCTCCTTGGCGGCGCCAAGCGGGTGCTCTCGGGCGCGACTTTGTTCATGACGCGTTTCGCCAATGTGAGCGGGGGCCCGGCGCGCGTCGCCTTCTCGGCGCCCTATCCGGGCAAGATCCTGGCGCTGCGTCCCGACCGCTATGGCGGCGAGTTGTTTTGCCAGCGCGAGACCTTCCTCGCGGCGGCGCAGGGCGTGAAGATCGACGTGGCCTTTCAGAAGAAGATCATGACCGGGCTTTTCGGCGGCGAAGGCTTCATCATGCAGCGCCTCGCCGGGCAGGATTGGGTGTTTGTCCACGCCGGCGGCATGGTGGTGGAGCGTGAGCTCGCGCCGGGGGAGGAGATTCACGTCGACGCCGGCTGCCTCGTCGCGCAGACCGCGACGGTCAGTTTCGACGTTGTGCCCGTCGGCGGGATCAAATCCATGATCTTCGGCGGCGAGGGCTTCTTTTTTGCGCGGCTGATCGGGCCGGGCCACGTCTGGCTGCAATCCATGCCAGTTTCTCGGCTTGCCGGCCAAATCCTGTCGCGCGCGCCGGCCCATGCCGAGGTGGGCGTGGGCCATAGCTGGGGCGGGGGCTCCGGCGGATCGTCGGGGGACTCGTCGTCGTTCGGCTCCTGGGGCGACTCGTCGGGTTCCGGCGGCGACGACGCCTGA
- the uvrA gene encoding excinuclease ABC subunit UvrA, translating to MASTSKKSAQTLEKTFDAARRAADEKTISIRGAREHNLKNVDLTIPRDKFVVFTGLSGSGKSSLAFDTIYAEGQRRYVESLSAYARQFLEMMQKPDVDQIDGLSPAISIEQKTTSKNPRSTVGTVTEIHDYMRLLWARVGVPYSPATGLPIESQTVSQMVDRVLALPESSRLYLLAPVVRGRKGEYKKEIAEFTRRGFQRLKIDGAYYDIADAPPLDKKLKHDIDVVVDRIVVRKDMSSRLADSFETALDLAGGLAVIEFADSKASAELAQAAANVSTHYAPGHIVFSSKFACPVSGFTIPEIEPRLFSFNNPFGACPTCGGIGCEQKVDADLVVPNPKLTLRKGAVAPWAKSSSPYYMQTLEALGKHYKFRLDSAWEDLPEKARNVILFGSGKEEIKFSYEDGFRAYDVKKPFEGVVINLERRFLETDSEWAREEIGRFMSATPCLACEGFRLKPEALAVKIAGKHIGEVSELSVRMALEWFTKLPGELDKKKNEIAFRILKEIRERLTFLVDVGLDYLTLSRNSGTLSGGESQRIRLASQIGSGLTGVLYVLDEPSIGLHQRDNDRLLDTLRRLRNLGNSVIVVEHDEDAILAADYVVDVGPGAGIHGGRIVAQGTPQEIMDNPVSLTGQYLTGEKQVRLVHKLRKPTPGRWLKLSGARGNNLKDVDAQIPLGLFTAVTGVSGGGKSTLVIETLYKAIARRLNNAHEVPAPFDQLEGLEHIDKIIDIDQSPIGRTPRSNPATYTGAFTPIREWFAGLPEAKARGYAPGRFSFNVKGGRCEACQGDGVIKIEMHFLPDVYVTCDVCKGKRYDRETLEVKYREKSIADVLDMTVEEAATLFKAVPSIRDKMETLKRVGLDYVHVGQQATTLSGGEAQRVKLSKELSRRSTGRTLYILDEPTTGLHFHDVAKLLEVLHELVEQGNTVVVIEHNLEVIKTADWIIDMGPEGGDGGGEIVAAGPPADIIKEKRSHTGRYLAEVMTRRPLVSEKKPARRGAKVG from the coding sequence ATGGCGAGCACCAGCAAGAAATCCGCGCAGACGCTAGAGAAGACCTTCGACGCCGCCAGACGTGCGGCCGACGAAAAGACCATCTCCATCCGAGGCGCCCGCGAGCACAATCTCAAAAACGTCGACTTGACGATCCCCCGCGACAAATTCGTGGTGTTCACGGGCTTGTCGGGCTCCGGCAAATCGTCGCTCGCCTTCGACACCATCTACGCCGAGGGCCAGCGACGCTACGTCGAGTCGCTCTCGGCCTACGCCCGCCAGTTTCTGGAAATGATGCAGAAGCCCGACGTCGATCAGATCGACGGGCTGTCGCCGGCCATTTCCATCGAGCAGAAGACGACCTCCAAAAATCCGCGCTCGACCGTGGGCACGGTCACGGAGATCCACGACTATATGCGCCTGCTCTGGGCGCGCGTGGGCGTGCCTTATTCGCCGGCCACCGGCCTGCCGATCGAGAGCCAGACGGTCTCGCAGATGGTCGACCGCGTGCTCGCTTTGCCGGAAAGCTCGCGGCTCTATCTGCTCGCGCCCGTCGTGCGCGGCCGCAAGGGTGAATATAAGAAAGAGATCGCCGAATTCACCCGGCGCGGCTTTCAGCGTTTGAAGATCGACGGCGCCTATTACGACATCGCCGACGCGCCGCCGCTCGATAAGAAGTTGAAGCACGATATCGACGTGGTCGTGGACCGCATCGTGGTCCGCAAGGATATGTCGTCGCGCCTCGCCGACAGTTTCGAAACGGCGCTGGATCTCGCCGGCGGGCTGGCGGTGATCGAATTCGCCGACAGCAAAGCCAGCGCGGAACTCGCGCAGGCGGCGGCCAATGTCTCGACCCATTATGCGCCGGGCCATATCGTCTTCTCGTCGAAATTCGCCTGCCCGGTATCGGGCTTCACCATTCCTGAGATCGAGCCGCGGCTTTTCTCCTTCAACAATCCGTTCGGCGCCTGTCCGACCTGCGGCGGCATCGGCTGCGAGCAGAAGGTCGACGCCGATCTCGTCGTGCCCAATCCGAAGCTGACCTTGCGCAAAGGGGCCGTCGCGCCTTGGGCGAAGTCCTCTTCGCCCTATTACATGCAGACGCTCGAAGCGCTGGGAAAGCACTACAAATTCCGCCTCGACAGCGCTTGGGAGGACCTGCCCGAGAAAGCGCGGAACGTCATTCTCTTCGGCTCCGGCAAGGAGGAGATCAAGTTTTCGTATGAGGACGGCTTCCGCGCCTATGACGTGAAGAAGCCCTTTGAGGGCGTCGTCATCAATCTGGAGCGGCGGTTTCTCGAAACCGATAGCGAATGGGCGCGTGAGGAGATCGGGCGCTTCATGTCGGCGACGCCGTGTCTTGCCTGCGAAGGCTTCCGCCTGAAGCCGGAAGCGCTCGCGGTGAAGATCGCCGGCAAGCATATCGGCGAGGTGTCCGAACTCTCGGTGCGCATGGCGCTCGAGTGGTTCACTAAACTTCCGGGCGAACTCGACAAGAAGAAGAACGAGATCGCCTTCCGCATCCTGAAGGAAATTCGCGAGCGGCTGACCTTCCTTGTCGACGTGGGCCTCGATTATCTGACGCTCTCGCGCAATTCCGGCACGCTGTCGGGCGGCGAGAGCCAGCGCATTCGTCTCGCCTCGCAGATCGGCTCGGGACTGACAGGCGTGCTTTACGTTCTCGATGAGCCGTCGATCGGCCTGCATCAGCGCGATAACGACCGCCTGCTCGATACGCTGCGCCGGCTGCGCAATCTCGGCAACAGCGTCATCGTCGTGGAGCATGACGAGGACGCGATACTTGCCGCTGATTATGTGGTGGACGTCGGCCCCGGCGCCGGCATTCATGGCGGGCGGATCGTGGCGCAGGGAACGCCGCAGGAGATCATGGACAATCCTGTCTCGCTGACCGGCCAATATCTCACCGGCGAGAAGCAGGTGCGGCTCGTTCACAAGCTGAGAAAGCCGACGCCGGGGCGTTGGCTCAAGCTCTCCGGCGCGCGCGGCAATAATCTCAAGGATGTCGACGCGCAAATTCCGCTGGGGCTTTTCACTGCGGTGACGGGCGTCTCCGGCGGCGGCAAGTCGACGCTCGTGATCGAAACGCTCTACAAGGCAATCGCGCGTCGCCTCAACAACGCCCATGAGGTTCCCGCGCCTTTCGATCAGCTCGAAGGGCTGGAGCATATCGACAAGATCATCGACATCGACCAATCGCCGATCGGCCGCACGCCGCGCTCCAATCCCGCGACCTATACGGGCGCCTTCACGCCGATCCGCGAATGGTTCGCCGGCCTGCCGGAGGCAAAGGCGCGCGGCTATGCGCCGGGGCGCTTCTCCTTCAATGTGAAGGGCGGGCGCTGCGAGGCCTGTCAGGGCGACGGCGTCATCAAGATCGAGATGCACTTTCTGCCGGATGTCTACGTCACCTGCGACGTCTGCAAGGGCAAGCGCTACGATCGCGAAACGCTGGAAGTGAAATATCGCGAAAAATCGATCGCGGATGTGCTCGACATGACGGTCGAGGAAGCGGCGACGCTGTTCAAGGCCGTGCCGTCGATCCGCGACAAGATGGAGACCTTGAAGCGCGTCGGCCTCGACTATGTCCACGTCGGGCAGCAGGCGACGACGCTTTCGGGCGGCGAGGCGCAGCGCGTCAAGCTGTCGAAGGAGCTGTCGCGCCGCTCAACGGGTCGGACGCTCTATATTCTCGACGAGCCGACGACGGGCCTGCATTTCCACGATGTGGCGAAACTGCTCGAAGTGCTGCATGAGCTTGTGGAGCAGGGCAATACGGTCGTCGTGATCGAGCATAATCTGGAGGTGATCAAGACCGCCGACTGGATCATCGATATGGGGCCGGAGGGCGGCGACGGCGGCGGAGAGATTGTCGCGGCGGGCCCGCCCGCCGACATCATCAAGGAAAAGCGCAGCCACACCGGCCGCTATCTGGCGGAAGTGATGACGCGGCGGCCGCTCGTCAGCGAGAAGAAGCCGGCGCGGCGGGGCGCGAAGGTGGGGTGA
- a CDS encoding O-antigen ligase family protein: MIDAAAQKTGLVVNYQRLVDVAVFIFVACGAIAIIEPSPYDFASLVAMPLWFLGGFSINRSFLVFAFLIIAYTIMGFLALIPYWDSADSSLYQYQSAYLVLTGLFYALFMGNETNRRVGLCLNAYIAGALIASIAGILGYSGIPGFGEGVFLHAGRASGTFKDPNVLGSFLVLPIVALAHRLIVGPTRSVILTGAMLLVVFLGMFLSFSRGSYGATVVAFVLMLASVFVSSTNRKMKRRIVMAAFGAVAMIGVVIAVVLSVPETREFFSQRTAATQDYDEGSTGRFGNQLRSIPMLLDRFMGFGPLRFRLIFDLEPHNSYVGAFANNGWLGGFLFFLLVGVTVFIGLRLMFTLSPAQRQAQAVVPAAIGLFLQGFQIDVDHWRFVFFMLGAVWGLEAQRQRWVYRGQEPLTPPSRPAAPASSR, from the coding sequence ATGATAGACGCCGCCGCGCAAAAGACCGGCTTGGTCGTCAACTACCAGCGCCTCGTCGACGTCGCCGTCTTTATATTCGTGGCTTGCGGCGCCATCGCGATCATCGAGCCCTCGCCCTATGACTTCGCCTCGCTCGTCGCCATGCCGCTCTGGTTTCTCGGCGGCTTTTCGATCAACCGCAGCTTTCTCGTCTTCGCCTTTCTGATCATCGCCTATACGATTATGGGCTTTCTGGCGCTCATTCCCTATTGGGACAGCGCCGATTCATCACTCTACCAGTATCAGTCGGCCTATCTCGTTCTCACCGGCCTGTTCTATGCGCTCTTCATGGGCAATGAAACGAACCGCCGCGTGGGTTTATGTCTTAATGCTTATATCGCTGGCGCGCTGATCGCGTCGATCGCCGGCATTCTTGGCTATTCCGGCATCCCCGGGTTTGGCGAAGGCGTTTTCCTGCATGCGGGCCGCGCCTCCGGCACGTTCAAAGACCCCAATGTTCTCGGCTCCTTTCTCGTGCTGCCGATCGTCGCTCTGGCGCACCGGCTGATTGTCGGACCAACGCGCAGCGTCATTCTCACAGGCGCGATGCTGCTCGTCGTTTTCCTCGGCATGTTTCTGTCTTTCTCGCGCGGCTCCTATGGCGCGACGGTCGTCGCTTTCGTTCTGATGCTCGCCTCCGTCTTCGTCAGCTCGACAAACAGGAAGATGAAACGCCGGATCGTCATGGCGGCATTCGGCGCGGTGGCGATGATCGGCGTCGTGATCGCCGTGGTTCTCTCAGTCCCCGAGACACGGGAATTCTTCTCCCAGCGCACCGCCGCCACGCAAGACTATGACGAAGGCTCCACCGGCCGTTTCGGCAATCAGCTCCGCTCGATCCCGATGTTGCTCGACCGTTTCATGGGGTTCGGGCCGCTGCGTTTCCGTCTCATTTTTGATCTCGAGCCGCATAATTCCTATGTCGGCGCCTTCGCCAACAATGGCTGGCTCGGCGGCTTTCTCTTCTTTCTGCTCGTCGGCGTGACAGTCTTCATCGGCTTGCGGCTGATGTTTACGCTCTCGCCCGCGCAGCGTCAGGCGCAAGCCGTCGTGCCCGCGGCGATCGGCCTGTTCCTGCAAGGCTTCCAGATCGATGTCGACCACTGGCGCTTCGTCTTCTTCATGCTCGGCGCCGTCTGGGGCCTCGAAGCGCAGCGGCAGAGGTGGGTCTACCGAGGCCAGGAGCCCCTCACCCCACCTTCGCGCCCCGCCGCGCCGGCTTCTTCTCGCTGA
- a CDS encoding glycosyltransferase family 4 protein — MQQSAEHSAAPLRIVHVFRAPVGGLFRHVLDLTRAQIARGHAVGLIADSTTGGAAAEKQFAELLPKLSLGVMRLPIHRLPHPSDLGAAIAINKRIAALKPDVVHGHGSKGGVYARANGLFSGDNSPVRIYTPHGGSLNYEPGSLSHRIFMAMEALLATRTDALLFESAFIASRFEAFVGKPKGLARIIPNGVSEDEFAPVQPRADAVDLLYVGELRDAKGIDTLIDAMVLLGRRGLTPRLLLIGGGPNRAALERQAQEAGLADRIVFGSPRPAREAFALGRAMVVPSRFESLPYIVLEAAAAGVPLVATNVGGVPEIFGPYADRLIQPDNPEILADALARLLSQPAETLHEEARALSTYVASRFSVSRMVDDVLQGYRDAIAARAADR, encoded by the coding sequence GTGCAGCAGTCCGCGGAACATTCGGCAGCGCCGCTACGCATTGTGCATGTGTTTCGCGCCCCCGTGGGCGGCCTGTTTCGCCATGTGCTCGATCTGACGCGAGCGCAAATCGCGCGCGGCCATGCGGTCGGCCTGATCGCGGACTCGACCACCGGCGGCGCGGCGGCTGAAAAACAATTCGCCGAACTGCTCCCCAAGCTTTCTCTCGGCGTCATGCGCCTGCCGATCCACCGTTTGCCGCATCCCTCCGACCTTGGGGCCGCCATCGCGATCAACAAGCGCATCGCGGCGTTGAAACCCGATGTCGTCCATGGCCATGGCTCGAAGGGCGGCGTTTATGCGCGCGCGAACGGCTTGTTCTCCGGGGATAATAGCCCCGTCCGCATCTACACGCCGCATGGCGGAAGCCTCAATTACGAGCCCGGCTCTCTCAGCCATCGCATCTTCATGGCGATGGAAGCCTTGCTTGCCACGCGCACCGACGCGCTGTTGTTCGAGAGCGCCTTTATCGCCTCCCGCTTCGAGGCGTTCGTCGGCAAGCCGAAGGGCCTCGCGCGCATCATTCCCAATGGCGTTTCCGAGGACGAATTCGCGCCCGTGCAACCGCGGGCGGACGCCGTGGATCTGCTTTATGTCGGCGAGCTGCGCGACGCCAAAGGCATCGACACGCTGATCGACGCCATGGTGTTGCTGGGTCGACGCGGCCTGACGCCACGCCTTCTGCTGATCGGCGGCGGGCCAAATAGAGCTGCGCTCGAACGCCAGGCGCAAGAGGCCGGTCTGGCGGACAGGATCGTTTTCGGGAGCCCGCGGCCCGCGCGCGAGGCTTTCGCTTTGGGGCGCGCGATGGTCGTGCCGAGCCGCTTCGAATCCCTACCCTATATCGTGCTGGAAGCGGCGGCGGCGGGCGTTCCGCTCGTCGCCACCAATGTAGGCGGCGTGCCGGAAATCTTCGGGCCCTATGCAGATCGCCTCATTCAACCCGACAACCCGGAAATCCTGGCGGACGCTCTCGCGCGTCTCCTCTCCCAACCGGCGGAGACGCTCCATGAGGAAGCGCGGGCGCTCTCGACTTATGTCGCCTCGCGGTTTTCGGTCTCGCGCATGGTCGACGATGTTCTGCAAGGCTATCGCGACGCCATTGCGGCGCGGGCCGCAGACCGCTGA
- a CDS encoding type II toxin-antitoxin system MqsR family toxin has protein sequence MNEKRKPTYDLAAFKLACGDADKLNATGTAVRSAAALGFGRVDIAATIQTMQRDHFYKSMTSYADHRIWQDVYHVPSPVGALYIKFTADAVTEFLLLSFKEKDND, from the coding sequence ATGAATGAAAAGCGGAAGCCGACCTACGATTTGGCAGCTTTTAAGTTGGCTTGCGGGGACGCCGATAAGCTCAATGCTACGGGCACGGCTGTGCGGAGCGCTGCGGCCTTGGGTTTCGGCCGAGTGGACATCGCCGCAACGATTCAGACCATGCAGCGCGACCATTTCTACAAATCCATGACCTCTTACGCAGATCATCGGATTTGGCAGGACGTCTATCACGTGCCCTCGCCGGTCGGCGCGCTTTACATCAAGTTCACGGCCGACGCCGTGACGGAATTTTTGTTGCTGTCGTTCAAGGAGAAAGACAATGACTAA
- a CDS encoding type II toxin-antitoxin system MqsA family antitoxin, giving the protein MTLDYKGASITFDMPGWYCEESGESIHTGEDMKVSDRALNRLKAEREGLPSPEEIKRIRTKLGLTQEQAGELIGGGPRAFQKYEAGDLLPSRAIGSALALLDHDPSGLAVLSARPRPASPPSFGELRAGD; this is encoded by the coding sequence ATGACCCTCGACTACAAAGGCGCGAGCATCACCTTCGACATGCCCGGCTGGTATTGTGAGGAGTCCGGCGAAAGCATCCACACGGGCGAGGACATGAAGGTGTCCGACCGCGCCCTTAATCGGCTCAAAGCCGAGAGAGAGGGCTTGCCTTCGCCGGAGGAGATCAAGCGCATTCGTACCAAGCTGGGGTTGACCCAAGAGCAAGCCGGCGAGCTAATCGGCGGCGGGCCGCGCGCCTTCCAAAAATACGAGGCGGGCGATCTTCTGCCCAGTCGTGCGATTGGCAGTGCGCTCGCATTGCTCGATCATGACCCTTCGGGCTTGGCCGTGCTGTCTGCACGGCCGCGTCCGGCCTCCCCGCCTTCGTTCGGCGAACTCCGCGCGGGCGATTAA